The proteins below are encoded in one region of Phaseolus vulgaris cultivar G19833 chromosome 1, P. vulgaris v2.0, whole genome shotgun sequence:
- the LOC137813654 gene encoding omega-hydroxypalmitate O-feruloyl transferase has product MASENGFQLSVKLGEPTLVPPAEETKKGLYFLSNLDQNIAVIVRTVYCFKTGERGNEKAGKVLKNALKKVLVHYYPLAGRLTISSEGKLIVDCTGEGALFVEAEANCSMEEIGDITKPDPGTLGKLVYDIPGAKHILQMPPLVAQVTKFKCGGFALGLCMNHCMFDGIGAMEFVNSWGQVARDLPLSIPPVLDRSILKARNPPKIEHLHQEFADIEDKSNSNSLYEEEMVYRSFCFDPEKLKELKMKAMQDGALDACTTFEVLSAFVWIARTKALKMSPDQQTKLLFAVDGRAKFNPPLPKGYFGNGIVITNSVCRAGELTQKPLSFAVGLIQDAIKMVTDTYMRSAIDYFEVTRTRPSLTCTLLITTWSRLSFHTTDFGWGDPVLSGPVSLPEKEVILFLSHGQERRNINVLLGLPATVMKIFQDLMQI; this is encoded by the exons ATGGCCAGTGAAAATGGTTTCCAGCTTAGTGTGAAGCTAGGTGAACCAACTCTCGTTCCTCCAGCTGAAGAAACAAAGAAGGGTTTGTATTTCCTATCTAACCTTGACCAGAACATTGCAGTGATTGTGAGAACTGTTTATTGCTTCAAAACTGGTGAGAGGGGAAATGAGAAGGCTGGGAAAGTGCTAAAGAATGCATTGAAGAAGGTTCTTGTCCACTATTACCCTCTTGCTGGGAGGCTTACTATAAGCTCAGAGGGTAAGCTCATAGTGGATTGCACAGGGGAAGGTGCCTTGTTTGTGGAGGCTGAAGCAAACTGTTCAATGGAAGAGATCGGTGACATCACAAAGCCAGACCCTGGAACTCTTGGTAAGCTGGTTTATGACATTCCTGGAGCGAAGCACATTCTTCAGATGCCTCCTTTGGTTGCTCAG GTGACTAAGTTCAAATGTGGAGGTTTTGCTCTTGGGTTGTGCATGAATCACTGCATGTTTGATGGCATTGGTGCAATGGAGTTTGTGAACTCTTGGGGACAAGTAGCCAGAGACTTGCCACTCTCAATCCCTCCAGTACTGGACAGAAGCATACTCAAGGCAAGAAACCCACCAAAGATAGAGCACCTGCATCAAGAATTTGCTGACATAGAAGACAAATCCAACAGTAATAGTTTATACGAAGAGGAAATGGTTTACAGGTCCTTCTGTTTTGATCCTGAGAAACTAAAGGAGCTGAAGATGAAAGCAATGCAAGATGGGGCTCTTGATGCGTGCACAACATTTGAAGTCCTCTCAGCATTTGTGTGGATAGCAAGAACCAAGGCCCTGAAAATGTCACCTGACCAACAAACAAAGCTTCTTTTTGCTGTTGATGGAAGGGCCAAGTTCAATCCCCCTCTTCCAAAAGGGTACTTTGGAAATGGAATTGTGATAACAAATTCTGTGTGCCGAGCTGGGGAACTAACACAAAAGCCTTTGTCATTTGCTGTGGGACTCATTCAAGACGCAATCAAGATGGTGACAGACACCTACATGAGATCAGCAATTGATTACTTTGAGGTGACAAGAACAAGGCCTTCCCTTACTTGCACTCTTCTAATAACAACTTGGTCTAGACTTTCCTTTCACACCACTGATTTTGGATGGGGAGACCCAGTGTTGTCAGGCCCAGTGTCACTGCCAGAGAAGGAAGTGATTTTGTTCCTCTCCCATGGCCAAGAGAGAAGAAATATAAATGTGCTTCTGGGTTTGCCTGCTACTGTCATGAAGATTTTCCAAGATTTGATGCAAATATAA
- the LOC137815560 gene encoding uncharacterized mitochondrial protein AtMg00820-like, whose translation MHEELNQFARNEVWFLVPKTAEMKIIGSKWVFRNKLDEDGMITRNKARLVANGYNQEEGIDYGETFAPDARLEAVRLLLAFACMSGFKLFQMDVKSAFLNGYINEEVYVDQPPGFEDH comes from the coding sequence atgcatgaagagttgaatcagtttgcaaggaatgaggtatggtttcttgtccctaaaacagctGAGATGAAAATCATTGGTTCGAAGTGGGTCTTCAGAAACAAACTGGATGAGGATGGTATGATCACaagaaacaaagcaaggctagttgccaacggctacaatcaagaggagggaaTTGACTATGgggaaacctttgctcctgatGCAAGATTGGAAGCTGTGAggttgctgctggcttttgcatgCATGAGTGGatttaaactctttcaaatggatgtcaagagtgcatttctcaatggctacatcaatgaggaagtgtatgtggatcaaccaccgggctttgaagatcattaA
- the LOC137815561 gene encoding uncharacterized protein, with the protein MVEGFTSFLIPWDCLMDREVSANKKAFAMPGQRKKFSQALGNTCDIHFSQLPTPCIKGDMVVVWVDEEDYMIGLEDCKIHVHGRIILSKGDKPFTHLDLTKKLQLVWKAIGPWKAIPLGKGFYEFEFSSLEDMRLILGMGSLQLSPDFLRLFAWTKDFVPSTMKSTKTQTWVRIYHFPLEYWRPRAIFSITRGIGTPLSSDDHSLFARVLADIDLLSPLPDHLLVERLYFAFEADVEYEWLPPFLSNWSLLGHLASDKTDGGDNDFADMASLKDASDHDRSSPRQGFFTPTFDTVTV; encoded by the exons ATGGTGGAGGGCTTTACAAGTTTTCTCATCCCATGGGATTGTTTGATGGATCGAGAAGTGTCTGCTAATAAGAAAGCATTTGCAATGCCAGGCCAAAGGAAGAAATTTTCTCAGGCTTTGGGAAATACATGTGACATTCATTTTTCCCAACTACCTACTCCTTGTATCAAGGGAGACATGGTTGTTGTTTGGGTTGATGAGGAAGATTACATGATTGGTCTTGAGGATTGCAAGATCCATGTACATGGTCGGATTATTCTATCTAAGGGGGATAAACCTTTCACACACCTTGATTTAACTAAAAAGCTACAACTTGTGTGGAAGGCTATTGGACCGTGGAAAGCAATCCCTCTTGGGAAGGGtttctatgagtttgagttctCTTCTTTAGAAGACATGCGATTGATCCTCGGGATGGGTTCATTGCAGTTATCTCCTGATTTCTTGAGATTGTTTGCCTGGACAAAAGACTTTGTTCCATCTACTATGAAGAGTACTAAAACCCAGACCTGGGTTAGAATTTACCATTTTCCTTTAGAATATTGGAGACCAAGGGCGATATTTTCCATCACCAGAGGCATTGGTACTCCTTTGTCTTCGGATGATCATAGTTTGTTTGCTAGAGTGCTGGCGGATATTGATTTGTTGTCCCCTCTTCCCGATCACCTATTGGTTGAACGTTTATACTTTGCTTTTGAAGCCGAcgtggaatatgaatggctccctCCATTTCTCTCAAACT GGTCACTCTTGGGTCATCTTGCTTCTGATAAAACAGATGGAGGGGATAATGATTTTGCAGATATGGCTTCTCTCAAGGATGCCTCGGATCATGATAGGTCATCACCCAGGCAGGGGTTTTTCACTCCCACTTTTGATACAGTTACGGTTTAA
- the LOC137815559 gene encoding uncharacterized protein — protein sequence MDDQDVFVSYGSSSKNPSLLVFLIGSPFGIQQTLETVSLSDIDGLLYQENIAKEELDHALHYQYLFWKKRANMIWFKDGDRNVVFFHVAVKRIHNSSGIHRLRIDNEDISNMEDFIGTYIPELVSSKENMMLIKCPNFLEIKNVVFNLNGNSALGFDGFGGIFYHSCWEIIGTDGADSIKDYWPIIINFKFKIISKILANRLELVVARIISPNQYGFVKGRKIQDCIGIASKTINMLSKKVRGGVSVFVNAPKCQFFQPLTD from the exons ATGGATGAtcaagatgtctttgtctcctatggatcctcttccaagaatccttcccTTCTTGTTTTCCTCATAG ggTCTCCTTTTGGTATTCAACAAACCTTAGAGACTGTTAGTTTGTCTGATATTGATGGGCTTCTCTATCAagaaaatattgctaaggaggagcttgatcatgctcttcactatcaatatttgttttggaaaaaaagGGCTAATATGATATGGTTTAAAGATGGGGATCGAAATGTTGTTTTTTTTCATGTTGCGGTCAAGAGGATAcataattctagtgggattcatcgtctacggattgataatgag GATATAagtaatatggaagattttattggtacttatattcctgagCTGGTTTCCTCtaaggagaatatgatgttgattaaatgtcctaattttttggaaatcaagaatgttgtttttaatcttaacggTAATAGTGCTCTTGGttttgatggttttggtggtattttctatcattcttgttgggaaattattgggacagat ggtgctgactccattaaagattattggccaattattattaatttcaaatttaagattatttctaAGATACTTGCGAATAGGCTTGAACTTGTGGttgctagaatcatttctcctaatcaatatgggtttgtgAAGGGTAGAAAGATTCAGGATtgtattggtattgcttctaaaactattaacatgctttctaaaaaggttagaggag GAGTGTCTGTCTTTGTTAATGCTCCAAAGTGTCAATTTTTTCAACCTTTGACTGATTAA